A single genomic interval of Patescibacteria group bacterium harbors:
- a CDS encoding NUDIX hydrolase, with protein MSEEKKYPKVVVGVFIFNDKSELFLMAHRYWQNKFTIPGGHVEIGEKFEETVKREVKEETNLDIKDIEFLDFENMNNLKTKFTGPVNHLVSFLYKVRAKGDQKVILNKEGSSFKWQTVEEWLKQKEEVTDSSVEPMIKYFINNNQI; from the coding sequence ATGAGTGAAGAGAAAAAATATCCTAAAGTAGTCGTTGGCGTGTTTATTTTTAATGATAAGTCGGAACTTTTTTTAATGGCTCATAGGTATTGGCAGAATAAATTTACCATACCGGGCGGTCATGTTGAAATCGGAGAAAAATTTGAAGAAACGGTTAAGCGGGAAGTTAAAGAAGAAACTAACTTAGACATAAAAGACATAGAATTTTTGGATTTTGAAAATATGAATAATTTAAAGACTAAATTTACCGGTCCGGTAAATCATTTAGTATCTTTCCTCTATAAGGTAAGAGCCAAAGGAGACCAAAAAGTTATATTAAATAAAGAAGGTAGTAGTTTCAAGTGGCAGACTGTCGAAGAATGGCTAAAGCAAAAAGAAGAAGTTACCGATTCGTCCGTTGAGCCGATGATTAAGTATTTTATAAATAATAATCAGATATAA
- the grpE gene encoding nucleotide exchange factor GrpE — protein sequence MSEEKEIDNFGCKYAITGVSAFIFNKDGKLLLTRSPKWGNLWVVPGGKVDFGESMEQTLKREMKEELNLDISNIEYLTTIELNRTEERPNLHMVVNEFIATADDDDVKLNDEHSEFDWRKPEEWFKEKDVYPATREIIGYYLNEFLPKKDCENLYKRALADYQNLLKQTAKEKMEFAVYANEQMLREILPVYDHLKMAIEHHSEESKDEWLTGVKFVVKQFKDVLEKIGVEEITAEKKFDHNLMEALSNEETEDESLDGKVAKQVKAGYKLNGKVIEPAKVIVYKLK from the coding sequence ATGAGTGAAGAAAAAGAGATTGATAATTTCGGATGTAAATATGCTATTACCGGAGTCAGCGCGTTTATTTTTAATAAAGATGGCAAATTACTTTTAACTAGGTCGCCGAAATGGGGTAATTTATGGGTAGTACCGGGAGGTAAAGTAGATTTCGGTGAAAGTATGGAACAAACTCTTAAACGTGAAATGAAGGAGGAATTAAATTTAGATATAAGCAATATAGAATATTTAACAACCATAGAACTTAATAGAACTGAAGAAAGGCCTAATTTACATATGGTGGTTAATGAATTTATTGCAACGGCCGACGACGATGACGTTAAATTGAATGATGAACATAGCGAATTTGACTGGCGCAAGCCCGAAGAATGGTTTAAAGAAAAAGATGTCTATCCAGCAACAAGAGAAATAATCGGATATTATTTAAATGAATTTTTGCCAAAGAAGGATTGTGAAAATCTTTATAAGCGCGCTCTAGCCGATTACCAGAATTTGCTTAAGCAGACGGCCAAAGAAAAAATGGAATTCGCGGTTTATGCCAACGAGCAGATGCTAAGAGAAATTTTACCGGTGTATGATCATTTAAAAATGGCCATTGAGCATCACAGTGAAGAGTCAAAAGATGAATGGCTGACCGGAGTGAAGTTCGTCGTCAAGCAGTTTAAAGATGTTTTAGAAAAAATCGGTGTGGAAGAAATTACGGCTGAAAAAAAGTTTGACCATAATTTAATGGAAGCCTTAAGCAACGAAGAGACTGAAGATGAAAGCTTGGACGGGAAAGTGGCCAAGCAGGTAAAAGCCGGCTACAAGCTGAACGGGAAAGTGATTGAGCCGGCAAAAGTAATAGTTTATAAATTAAAATAA
- a CDS encoding Hsp20/alpha crystallin family protein, producing MSPIIKWMPSLESFEDMDKMFEDYMPTRAGFAGYVPAIDVYQDKDKVYIETQLAGIDPEKVDISINNNVLTIKGESEKKSEVEDKNYYRKEIRRGSFYRSVPLPSQVLGEKASAEAINGILKIVVPKALGTKPKTIKIKTSKK from the coding sequence ATGTCACCAATCATAAAATGGATGCCATCCCTTGAATCTTTCGAGGATATGGATAAAATGTTTGAAGATTACATGCCGACTCGCGCCGGTTTCGCCGGCTATGTTCCGGCCATAGACGTTTATCAGGATAAGGATAAAGTCTATATTGAAACGCAATTGGCAGGGATTGATCCGGAAAAAGTTGATATTTCCATCAATAATAATGTTTTAACCATTAAGGGCGAAAGCGAAAAGAAAAGTGAAGTTGAAGACAAAAATTATTACCGGAAGGAAATCAGGCGCGGCAGTTTCTATAGGAGCGTGCCTTTACCGTCGCAGGTTTTAGGCGAAAAGGCCTCGGCCGAAGCGATTAACGGAATTTTAAAAATTGTCGTTCCGAAAGCGCTGGGCACCAAGCCGAAAACGATTAAGATAAAAACTAGCAAAAAATAA
- the dnaK gene encoding molecular chaperone DnaK — MSKILGIDLGTTNSAMAIIEGGQPKILENAEGNRTTPSIVAISKNGERLVGLTAKRQAVTNPENTVYAVKRLIGRSFESDEVQRDIKISPYKIVKANGGVKIKMGDKEFTPQEVSAMILAKLKADAEAKLGEKITEAIITVPAYFDDSQRQATKDAGRIAGLDVKRIINEPTAAALAYGFEKKKGEQIAVYDLGGGTFDISILDVSADTVEVKSTNGDTHLGGEDFDQRIINWIIEEFRKDQGIDLSKDTLSLQRIKEAAEKAKIELSTTMETEINQPFITTDANGPKHLVMKMTRAKLEELVGDLVEKTIAPCQSALKDAGFTIKDIQEIILVGGMTRMPLVQKKVKEFFGGKEPNLTVNPDEVVALGAAVQAGVLQGDVKDVLLLDVTPLTLGIETLGGVATALIERNTTIPTSKSQIFSTAAEGQTSVEIHVLQGERPMAADNKTLGRFILDGIPPAPRGVPQVEVSFDIDANGILNVKAKDKATSKEQKITITASSGLSKEEVEKMKKEAELHAEEDKKKKEQVETKNQAEAVIFQTEKLIKDAGDKIKPEELKELQNKIEDLKKIKDTDNLDGIKKKLEEVNAIAQKIGAAMYQAASAEASASQANQAGAQSGAEQPGAGEPKKEEPPIEGEFTEKK, encoded by the coding sequence ATGTCAAAAATACTAGGTATTGATTTGGGAACTACTAATTCGGCTATGGCCATTATTGAAGGCGGGCAGCCGAAAATTTTAGAAAATGCCGAAGGCAACCGGACTACGCCTTCTATCGTGGCGATTTCTAAAAACGGCGAAAGATTAGTCGGCTTAACCGCTAAACGGCAGGCCGTGACCAATCCGGAAAATACGGTCTACGCGGTCAAGCGCTTAATCGGACGCAGTTTTGAGTCGGACGAAGTTCAGCGCGACATTAAAATTTCGCCTTATAAAATAGTTAAGGCTAACGGCGGCGTTAAAATAAAAATGGGAGATAAAGAATTTACGCCCCAAGAAGTTTCGGCTATGATTTTAGCTAAACTTAAAGCCGATGCCGAAGCTAAGTTGGGCGAAAAAATTACTGAAGCCATTATTACCGTGCCGGCTTATTTTGACGATTCGCAAAGGCAGGCGACTAAAGACGCTGGGCGTATCGCTGGCTTAGATGTAAAAAGAATAATCAACGAACCAACGGCCGCGGCACTCGCCTACGGCTTTGAAAAAAAGAAAGGCGAGCAGATCGCGGTCTACGATTTAGGCGGCGGTACTTTTGATATTTCCATCTTAGACGTATCGGCCGATACGGTTGAAGTAAAATCAACCAACGGCGATACTCATCTGGGCGGCGAAGATTTTGACCAAAGAATTATTAATTGGATCATTGAAGAATTCAGAAAAGACCAAGGCATTGATTTATCTAAAGACACTTTGTCTCTGCAAAGGATAAAAGAAGCCGCGGAAAAGGCTAAAATTGAGCTTTCCACTACCATGGAAACGGAAATCAATCAGCCGTTTATCACGACCGACGCTAACGGGCCGAAACATTTAGTCATGAAAATGACGCGCGCCAAACTTGAGGAACTGGTCGGGGATTTGGTTGAAAAAACCATCGCGCCCTGCCAGTCGGCTCTAAAAGACGCGGGCTTTACCATTAAAGATATTCAGGAAATAATTTTAGTCGGCGGCATGACGCGCATGCCCTTAGTCCAGAAAAAAGTTAAAGAGTTTTTCGGCGGCAAAGAGCCGAATTTAACCGTTAACCCGGATGAAGTCGTGGCTCTAGGCGCGGCCGTGCAAGCCGGAGTTTTGCAAGGCGACGTTAAAGATGTTTTGCTTTTAGACGTTACGCCTTTGACTTTAGGCATAGAAACTCTGGGCGGTGTGGCTACGGCTTTAATTGAACGCAATACCACTATCCCGACCTCAAAGTCGCAGATTTTTTCCACCGCGGCCGAAGGCCAAACCAGCGTGGAAATTCATGTTCTGCAAGGCGAGCGCCCGATGGCGGCCGACAATAAAACTTTGGGCCGCTTCATCTTAGACGGCATTCCGCCGGCGCCGCGCGGCGTGCCGCAGGTTGAAGTAAGCTTTGACATAGACGCCAACGGCATTCTTAATGTTAAGGCCAAAGACAAAGCGACGAGTAAAGAGCAAAAAATCACCATAACGGCCTCTTCCGGCTTATCTAAAGAAGAAGTGGAAAAAATGAAAAAAGAAGCCGAACTCCACGCCGAGGAAGATAAAAAGAAAAAAGAGCAGGTGGAAACTAAAAATCAGGCCGAGGCGGTAATTTTTCAGACCGAAAAATTAATTAAAGACGCGGGCGATAAAATTAAACCCGAAGAATTAAAAGAGTTGCAGAATAAAATTGAAGATTTGAAGAAAATAAAAGATACTGACAATCTTGACGGCATTAAGAAAAAGCTTGAAGAAGTTAACGCCATAGCGCAAAAGATCGGCGCGGCTATGTATCAGGCCGCCTCCGCTGAAGCTTCGGCGAGCCAAGCAAATCAAGCTGGCGCACAGTCTGGCGCCGAACAACCTGGAGCCGGCGAGCCGAAAAAAGAAGAACCGCCGATTGAAGGCGAATTTACGGAAAAGAAATAA
- a CDS encoding DUF559 domain-containing protein, which translates to MEKAKNNLVYNQPCLKSIRKKLRQQDIPAEKVLWNKIRNKQLKYKFRRQYSVGRYVLDFYCPKVKLGIEVDGATHGNKIEIKKDIGKENFINRFGVKIIRFINFDIYYEIDGVLTEINSQCEKRESELKTRPHPNPLLIKERE; encoded by the coding sequence ATGGAAAAGGCAAAAAACAATTTAGTTTATAATCAGCCTTGTCTAAAAAGCATAAGAAAAAAATTAAGGCAGCAAGATATTCCCGCTGAAAAAGTGTTGTGGAATAAAATTAGAAATAAACAACTAAAATATAAATTTAGAAGACAATACAGCGTCGGCAGATATGTGCTTGATTTCTATTGTCCGAAAGTTAAATTAGGCATTGAAGTTGATGGAGCAACTCATGGCAATAAAATTGAAATAAAAAAAGATATTGGAAAAGAAAATTTTATTAATCGGTTTGGCGTTAAAATAATTAGGTTTATCAATTTTGACATTTATTATGAGATTGATGGTGTTTTAACTGAAATAAATAGTCAATGTGAAAAAAGAGAAAGTGAATTAAAAACCAGACCTCACCCCAACCCTCTCCTTATCAAGGAGAGGGAGTAA
- the dnaJ gene encoding molecular chaperone DnaJ has translation MNKDYYKVLGVDKNASAEEIKKSFRQKAHQCHPDKQGGDERKFKELNEAYQVLSDSKKRSQYDQFGSAFEHGQAGGAQGFGGFGDFSGGFNVNMDDLGDIFSGLGDVFGFGGGQGQRSRSARRGSDIQVLLAINFNEAVFGVEKEISLKKTVKCSKCQGEGREPGSEVITCKTCGGKGRVIRVQRTILGNMQVQMACEDCGGEGKSFKEKCSACRGAGLVQEIVNLKVKIPAGIDNNETIRLSGQGEAAAKGGQAGDLYLKIRVNPDRRFQRDGANIKSRAEIGFSQAALGDKIEIVTVDGPVDLKIPEGTQSGKIFILRDKGVPYLNGRGRGNHLVEVIVKTPAGLSRKQKELLKELGA, from the coding sequence ATGAATAAGGATTATTATAAAGTTTTAGGCGTGGATAAGAATGCTTCGGCCGAGGAAATCAAAAAGTCTTTTCGGCAAAAGGCGCATCAATGCCATCCGGATAAGCAGGGCGGAGACGAAAGAAAATTCAAGGAGCTTAACGAAGCTTATCAGGTTTTAAGCGACTCTAAAAAACGATCCCAATACGATCAATTCGGTTCGGCTTTTGAGCATGGCCAGGCCGGCGGCGCGCAAGGCTTTGGCGGCTTCGGTGATTTTTCCGGCGGGTTTAACGTCAATATGGATGATTTGGGCGATATTTTTAGCGGGCTGGGCGATGTTTTCGGCTTCGGCGGAGGCCAGGGTCAGCGGTCGCGAAGCGCCAGGCGGGGCAGTGATATCCAGGTGCTTTTAGCCATTAATTTTAACGAAGCGGTTTTTGGCGTGGAAAAAGAAATCAGCCTGAAAAAAACCGTTAAATGCTCTAAATGCCAGGGCGAGGGCCGGGAGCCGGGCTCGGAAGTTATAACGTGCAAAACTTGCGGCGGCAAAGGGCGCGTTATTAGGGTTCAGCGGACGATTCTCGGCAATATGCAGGTGCAGATGGCTTGCGAGGATTGCGGCGGCGAAGGCAAAAGCTTTAAAGAAAAATGCTCGGCCTGCCGCGGCGCCGGCTTAGTCCAGGAAATAGTCAATTTAAAAGTTAAAATTCCGGCCGGCATTGATAATAATGAAACCATAAGATTATCCGGCCAGGGCGAAGCCGCGGCCAAAGGCGGCCAGGCCGGCGATCTGTATTTAAAAATAAGGGTTAACCCGGACAGGCGCTTCCAGCGCGACGGCGCTAATATAAAATCCCGCGCGGAAATCGGCTTTTCCCAGGCCGCTCTAGGCGATAAAATTGAAATCGTTACGGTTGACGGGCCGGTTGATTTAAAAATTCCCGAGGGCACGCAGTCAGGCAAAATTTTTATCTTGCGCGATAAAGGCGTGCCTTATTTAAACGGCCGCGGCCGCGGCAATCATTTAGTTGAGGTGATTGTTAAAACTCCGGCCGGGTTAAGCCGCAAGCAGAAAGAATTATTAAAAGAATTGGGGGCTTAA
- the miaB gene encoding tRNA (N6-isopentenyl adenosine(37)-C2)-methylthiotransferase MiaB — protein MKTYHIITIGCQMNKSDSERLAGVLEKQGYKKTDNKYRADLAVVNTCGVRQMAEDRIYGLIPDIKKANKKVKIILTGCLANRKDVRNRLKNYVDVWLPISEITNFQTKAKRGNDYLKIKPKYESKFSAYVPIGNGCDNFCSYCVVPYARGREVYRPVKDILGEVKSLAEKNYKEIVLIAQNVNSYKSGKTDFAGLLKLVNNIKGDFWLRFITSHPKDMSDKLIKAIAGSKKVCRHIHLPAQVGDDKILKMMNRKYSIKHYANLIKKIRRAMPDVSITTDIIVGFPGETEKQFKNSAELMKKIKFDLAYIVRYSPRPGTAAFKLADNVPQAEKKRREEKLTKILKKTAFDNNKKYIDRILKVLVEGGNKAGELFGKTATEKNVKFSMANKKDGLIGKFVNVKITKARDFGLIGAAAE, from the coding sequence ATGAAAACTTACCATATTATCACCATCGGCTGCCAAATGAACAAGTCTGACAGTGAACGGTTAGCCGGTGTGCTGGAAAAACAAGGCTATAAAAAAACCGATAATAAATATCGGGCCGACTTAGCGGTGGTTAACACTTGCGGCGTCAGGCAAATGGCCGAGGATAGGATTTACGGCTTGATCCCGGATATAAAAAAAGCCAATAAAAAAGTAAAAATAATTTTAACCGGCTGTCTGGCAAACAGAAAAGACGTAAGAAATAGATTAAAAAATTACGTGGATGTCTGGCTGCCGATTAGTGAAATTACGAATTTTCAAACAAAGGCGAAACGCGGAAATGACTATTTAAAAATAAAGCCGAAATACGAGTCTAAATTTTCCGCTTATGTGCCGATTGGCAACGGCTGCGATAATTTCTGCTCTTATTGCGTCGTGCCGTATGCCAGGGGGCGGGAAGTTTATCGGCCGGTTAAAGACATTTTAGGCGAAGTTAAAAGTCTGGCTGAAAAAAATTATAAAGAGATTGTTCTAATCGCGCAAAACGTTAACAGCTATAAATCAGGCAAAACTGATTTCGCCGGCTTGCTTAAGCTAGTAAATAATATCAAGGGAGATTTTTGGCTTAGGTTTATAACCAGCCATCCTAAAGATATGTCGGATAAATTGATAAAAGCCATAGCCGGCTCTAAAAAAGTCTGCCGCCATATCCATCTGCCGGCCCAGGTCGGCGACGATAAAATTTTAAAAATGATGAATCGGAAATATTCAATCAAGCATTACGCGAATTTAATAAAAAAAATCAGGCGCGCCATGCCTGACGTCAGCATAACTACGGATATTATCGTCGGCTTTCCCGGGGAAACCGAGAAACAATTTAAAAATTCGGCCGAATTAATGAAAAAAATTAAATTTGATTTAGCTTATATCGTTCGCTACAGCCCGCGTCCGGGCACGGCGGCGTTTAAATTGGCCGATAATGTGCCGCAAGCGGAGAAAAAAAGGCGCGAAGAAAAGTTGACGAAGATACTGAAAAAGACGGCGTTTGATAATAATAAAAAATATATCGACAGGATTTTAAAAGTGTTGGTTGAAGGCGGGAATAAGGCGGGGGAGCTGTTCGGCAAGACGGCCACGGAAAAAAATGTTAAATTTTCTATGGCAAATAAAAAAGACGGGCTAATTGGAAAATTTGTAAATGTTAAAATTACTAAAGCGCGGGATTTCGGCTTAATTGGAGCCGCGGCTGAATAA
- the miaA gene encoding tRNA (adenosine(37)-N6)-dimethylallyltransferase MiaA produces the protein MRQGNKKIIVILGPTSSGKTKLAVELANKFNGEIISADSRQVYRGMDIGTGKDLAEYKAGKKIIPYHLIDIANPKARFNVAKYQKLAFKAIDGILRRGKLPILAGGSGLYLQAVVDNFQLSNSKPDLDLRKKLEKLGVSRLGAEIKKLSPKMAAKINDSDSKNKRRLIRYLEILLSDKNFKSGKAEEKYEFLIIGPACSREALKKRIYKRLIYRLEKEKMVDEVKRLRGRGLSFKKLEAFGLEYKFIALYLQGELRYDETAEKLNIAINQFAGRQLSWFRRWQRQGRKINWVKNTGQAVKVVSGFLE, from the coding sequence ATGCGCCAGGGCAATAAAAAAATCATCGTAATTCTCGGGCCGACCTCCAGCGGAAAAACCAAATTGGCGGTTGAGCTCGCGAATAAATTTAACGGCGAAATCATCAGCGCGGATTCAAGGCAGGTTTATCGCGGCATGGATATCGGCACAGGCAAAGATTTGGCCGAATATAAAGCCGGCAAAAAAATCATACCGTATCATTTGATAGACATAGCCAACCCTAAGGCTAGGTTTAATGTGGCTAAATATCAAAAATTAGCCTTTAAAGCCATTGACGGTATTTTACGGCGCGGCAAACTGCCGATTCTGGCCGGCGGCAGCGGTTTATACCTACAGGCCGTGGTTGATAATTTTCAGCTGTCAAACAGTAAGCCGGATTTAGATTTAAGAAAAAAATTGGAAAAATTAGGCGTTAGCCGGCTTGGCGCTGAAATAAAAAAATTGTCGCCTAAAATGGCGGCGAAAATAAATGATAGCGACAGTAAAAACAAGCGCCGCTTAATCCGCTATCTGGAAATTTTATTATCGGATAAAAATTTTAAAAGCGGGAAAGCCGAAGAAAAATATGAATTTTTAATCATTGGTCCGGCCTGCTCCCGCGAGGCGCTGAAAAAGAGAATTTATAAGAGATTGATATATAGATTGGAAAAAGAAAAAATGGTGGACGAGGTTAAGCGCTTGCGCGGCCGGGGCTTAAGCTTTAAGAAGCTTGAAGCTTTCGGTTTAGAGTATAAATTCATCGCTTTGTATTTGCAGGGCGAACTGCGATATGATGAGACGGCGGAAAAATTGAATATAGCCATTAATCAGTTCGCCGGCCGCCAGCTGTCCTGGTTTAGGCGCTGGCAAAGGCAGGGCAGGAAGATTAATTGGGTAAAAAATACAGGACAAGCAGTAAAAGTTGTTAGCGGATTTTTAGAATAA
- the gatB gene encoding Asp-tRNA(Asn)/Glu-tRNA(Gln) amidotransferase subunit GatB gives MEYDVIIGLEIHAELKTKSKMFCSCDNDAQNKKPNTTVCPICLAHPGTLPLPNKQAIEWTILIGLALNCKINKLSKFDRKNYFYPDLPKGYQISQYDLPIAYDGFLEVDDKPVLVTRIHLEEDTGKLIHPAGKKYSLVDYNRAGTPLIELVTEPVIKDAATAKKFAQSYQQILRFLNISNADMEKGEMRCEANISLQAKGKWKYTNGQIMPIGDYKLNPKVELKNINSFKYMEKAVDYEIKRQIKALTDGGKLIQETRGWNNDKGITFSQRIKETSADYRYFPEPDIPPLKISQKWIDKIKAEMAELPAQKIKRFKEEYCFSDYEAEILASDKALAGYAEKVISELRAWIKSSGDDWERQKHKLAKAAANWLINELFKHLKNDNLSIKDNKITPENFAEFICLVYQDKINSSAAQTILAKMYKNGGDPSEIMADLGLEQLDDREALEKIIAEVLFKNQKQAGEYKAGKTNVLQFLVGQVMAATRGKANPKLLIEILKEILKK, from the coding sequence ATGGAATACGACGTCATTATCGGCCTGGAAATACACGCCGAGCTAAAAACCAAATCAAAAATGTTCTGCTCGTGCGATAACGACGCGCAGAACAAAAAGCCCAATACGACCGTCTGCCCGATCTGCCTAGCGCATCCCGGCACTCTGCCTCTGCCTAATAAGCAAGCCATTGAATGGACTATTTTAATCGGCCTGGCTTTAAATTGCAAAATCAATAAACTTTCCAAGTTTGACCGCAAAAACTATTTTTATCCCGACCTGCCCAAAGGCTACCAAATCTCCCAATATGATTTGCCGATCGCTTACGACGGCTTTTTGGAAGTTGACGATAAGCCGGTTTTAGTGACCAGAATCCATCTTGAAGAAGACACGGGCAAATTAATCCATCCGGCCGGAAAAAAATATTCTTTAGTGGATTACAACCGCGCCGGCACGCCTTTGATTGAATTAGTTACCGAGCCGGTTATAAAAGACGCGGCCACGGCTAAAAAATTCGCCCAAAGCTATCAGCAAATTTTAAGATTCCTGAATATCTCTAACGCCGATATGGAAAAAGGCGAGATGAGATGCGAGGCCAATATCAGCCTGCAGGCAAAAGGCAAATGGAAATATACCAACGGGCAAATCATGCCCATCGGCGATTATAAATTAAATCCCAAGGTTGAGCTGAAAAATATAAATTCTTTTAAGTACATGGAAAAAGCCGTTGATTACGAAATCAAGCGGCAAATTAAAGCTTTAACGGACGGCGGCAAGCTGATTCAGGAAACGCGCGGCTGGAATAATGACAAAGGCATAACTTTCAGCCAGCGGATAAAAGAAACCTCGGCTGATTACCGCTATTTTCCCGAGCCGGATATTCCGCCTTTAAAAATCAGCCAAAAATGGATTGATAAAATAAAAGCCGAGATGGCCGAATTGCCGGCGCAAAAAATAAAAAGGTTTAAAGAGGAATATTGTTTTTCCGATTATGAAGCGGAAATCCTGGCTTCGGACAAAGCTTTGGCCGGCTACGCCGAAAAAGTAATTTCCGAACTGCGCGCCTGGATTAAATCTTCGGGCGATGACTGGGAAAGGCAAAAGCATAAATTAGCCAAAGCCGCGGCCAACTGGCTGATTAACGAGCTGTTTAAACATTTAAAAAATGATAATCTAAGCATTAAAGACAATAAAATCACGCCGGAAAATTTCGCCGAATTCATTTGCCTGGTCTATCAGGATAAAATCAATTCTTCGGCCGCCCAAACCATTTTAGCTAAAATGTATAAAAACGGCGGCGACCCGTCAGAGATAATGGCGGATTTAGGCCTGGAGCAACTTGACGACCGGGAAGCTTTGGAAAAAATCATCGCCGAAGTGTTATTTAAAAACCAGAAGCAAGCCGGCGAGTACAAGGCCGGAAAAACCAATGTCTTACAGTTTCTGGTCGGCCAGGTTATGGCCGCCACGCGCGGTAAAGCCAACCCCAAACTATTAATTGAGATATTGAAGGAGATATTAAAAAAATAA
- a CDS encoding HD domain-containing protein, which translates to MDWRKKLLTIAKTELDNLDVAHRADHGLRIYEICKIISKSYKKANLDILYAAALLHDIGYINKTHNEHSHESVKLAFKILTKIKFPKNNIPIVLKIIKEHDNYCWVKNHCKHKPKELEIKIFQDADRIESLGAIGVGRNFIWAGKYNKTMWNKNIKFSPHIIFGGNFSVLHTLNFELSAYKHLNTKVAKKIAKDKYLFTKLFIKQFIKEWK; encoded by the coding sequence ATGGATTGGAGAAAAAAATTATTAACTATAGCAAAAACTGAATTAGATAACTTGGACGTAGCTCATCGAGCAGACCATGGCTTAAGGATTTATGAAATCTGCAAAATAATCTCTAAAAGTTATAAAAAGGCTAATCTTGATATTTTATATGCCGCTGCCCTGCTCCATGATATCGGCTATATAAATAAAACTCATAATGAGCACAGCCATGAATCGGTTAAATTAGCCTTTAAAATTTTAACTAAAATAAAATTTCCGAAAAATAATATACCTATAGTTTTAAAAATTATTAAAGAACATGATAATTACTGCTGGGTTAAGAATCATTGTAAACATAAGCCAAAAGAATTAGAAATAAAAATTTTCCAAGATGCCGATAGGATAGAATCTCTTGGAGCAATCGGCGTTGGCAGAAATTTTATCTGGGCTGGAAAATATAACAAAACGATGTGGAATAAAAATATTAAATTCAGCCCCCATATTATTTTCGGGGGAAATTTCAGCGTTTTACATACTTTAAATTTTGAATTGTCGGCTTATAAACATTTAAACACTAAAGTCGCCAAAAAAATTGCTAAAGATAAATATTTATTTACTAAATTATTTATCAAACAATTTATTAAAGAATGGAAATAA